A window of the Henckelia pumila isolate YLH828 chromosome 3, ASM3356847v2, whole genome shotgun sequence genome harbors these coding sequences:
- the LOC140891348 gene encoding uncharacterized protein isoform X1 — protein sequence MFEVKLRFGCPNHRVDSNVARNFDLNLQRVDISAFRLGIFQCEVDLDYDIPRDIIKVCENISMIMLKALLETTAICLGFPLWSVVAGFLILFEAANFLLFS from the exons ATGTTTGAAGTAAAATTACGCTTCGGTTGTCCTAACCATCGCGTTGACTCCAATGTAGCGAGGAATTTCGACCTGAATCTTCAAA GAGTTGACATATCTGCATTTCGTCTGGGCATTTTTCAATGTGAG GTGGATTTGGATTACGATATTCCGAGAGATATAATTAA GGTTTGTGAGAATATTTCTATGATAATGCTCAAGGCTCTACTTGAAACGACGGCGATTTGCTTGGGTTTTCCCCTTTG GAGTGTTGTTGCTGGGTTTTTGATCTTGTTTGAGGCTGCTAACTTCCTACTCTTCTCCTGA
- the LOC140891348 gene encoding GTP-binding nuclear protein Ran1B-like isoform X2, translating to MYQILLSEHAGQEKFGGLRDGYYIHGQCSIIMFDVTAQLTYKNVPTLHRDLCRVCENISMIMLKALLETTAICLGFPLWSVVAGFLILFEAANFLLFS from the exons ATGTATCAGATTTTACTGTCGGAACACGCCGGACAGGAGAAATTTGGTGGCCTTAGAGATGGATACTA CATCCATGGACAGTGTTCCATCATCATGTTTGATGTAACAGCTCAACTTACATACAAAAATGTCCCCACATTGCACCGTGATCTTTGTCG GGTTTGTGAGAATATTTCTATGATAATGCTCAAGGCTCTACTTGAAACGACGGCGATTTGCTTGGGTTTTCCCCTTTG GAGTGTTGTTGCTGGGTTTTTGATCTTGTTTGAGGCTGCTAACTTCCTACTCTTCTCCTGA
- the LOC140889850 gene encoding uncharacterized protein: protein MGEFLRWRCHVWLSFTSDTFMILVLLYAAVAFTLMFPFHIFHLASRYFLLRTLWRILLPLQAITFADFFLADILTSMSKVFSDLERSVSRMVHRQIGAIQAVSRKAYFIAIESEIQPNRFVLKEQVNFCKVTRSCRTSRLGRKNKKQSGEQVRL from the exons ATGGGAGAATTTCTTAGATGGAGATGCCACGTTTGGTTATCATTTACTTCGGACACTTTTATGATTCTT GTACTCTTGTATGCTGCTGTTGCATTCACTCTCATGTTTCCATTCCATATTTTCCATCTGGCTTCTCGCTACTTTTTATTAAGGACCCTCTGGCGTATACTGTTGCCACTACAG GCAATCACATTTGCTGATTTCTTTTTAGCTGATATACTGACCTCTATGTCAAAG GTTTTCTCAGATTTGGAGCGTTCTGTATCTCGAATGGTCCATCGTCAG ATTGGAGCAATACAGGCTGTGTCCCGGAAAGCTTATTTTATAGCTATAGAAAGTGAGATCCAACCGAATCGGTTTGTTTTGAAGGAACAAGTGAATTTTTGTAAGGTGACAAGAAGTTGCCGTACATCAAGGCTTGggaggaaaaataaaaaacaaagtgGAGAACAAGTAAGGCTCTGA